The Setaria viridis chromosome 9, Setaria_viridis_v4.0, whole genome shotgun sequence sequence TGCGCATGGCCTTGTAGTTCTTCCGACTGAATTCGTCATGATGTCTGACTCCATGTTGCTCTGAactttgctttctttcttttttattttgaagGGAACCTTGCCTTCTTTCTTGcttcaggccttgtttagttggggaatttgggaggtgccaaattactgttacagcactgtagcacactgtagcgtttcgtttgtatttgtgaattattgtccaaatattgactaattaggctcaaaagattcgtctcgcaaagtacaacaaaactgtgcaattagtttttaatttcatctacatttagtactccatgcatgtaccgcaagtttgatgtgatggggaatcttctttttgcatagtgtcaaagttgggagttgggagtaagGCCTCAATTTTGCCGCTGTTGCTGCGGCTGCAGTGTGCTAATCATGCTGATGTTCTGGCTTAGGATTAAAACAAAAGCATGGTCTGTCTAGAAACTGGTGATAAAGCTATCAGACCGTCTTTTGCCGTCGTTGTCGTGTTTGTAACATGGCTGTCATCAATCCGCAGCAGTGCCAACGAGCAGTTGCCAGTAGCTAGCTTCGCGGTGGAGCGACGTGACATCGTGACAATTAATCTGACACGGATCTCCAGAGAGGCCAGAGCTGCGCTACTTCCggcaggctgcagctgctgctgcggcggctaGCGTTTAGGCTACTGTAGCAGCTGCTGTATATCGGTACTATTTCATTATCCTGCTTGTGCTGCAACCCACCACAGCCGAGCAGCTTGCTTACTGCAGGCAGCCGAAAGTAAGCGCTTGTTCACCCCACTTCTAACTTTGTCattatgaaaaagaagatttctcatcacatcaaacttgcggtacatgcatgaagtactaaacgtagatgaaattaaaaactaattgtacaattttgttgtactttgcgagatgaatcttttgagcctaattagtcaatgtttggacaataattcacaactacaaacgaaatgctacagtaattttgacactcCAAATTTTAGGCATAACACAGTTGAGCAAGCCCTTTGTCTCTCCTTGGATTCCCGACAGAAATGGACACCGACTTTCCTCCCCTCAGGATCGGGGAAACAGGCGATCCGTTGGATTGCACGCGTAGTGTATACGTTCACGATGAATTGTACCCACATGAAGGTACGCGcaactctttttttcttttcctcttggACGAGCCGGCTGAACTTCCCCGTACATTCAGTTGCAGGCGAAATCAATTTGGGGACATCTCTATGGGCACGTACATCAGCGCCTACTAGATCTGTGCCTGTACGAGTACGACACCGAGTATCATATGCATGTGCTGATGTGCCAGTGCCATGGTATGGCAGCGATACAGACACTGCTGGTCCATCCAATCCATGCATCCGCCTACTTGTGCGCGTTGTGGCACGAACGAAAGAGGCCAACCATGACGGATCTTGCGTTCGGGTACCTTTACCCCACACGGCGAAACATAACTTGCTGTCTCCACTGATGCAATTACTGGTACGGAGGAGCCGTCttttttgtttttaccctttttTAAATATTATCGCAAATATGCCCTAGTGGAATCATTTCAAAAtttggacccttagcttggcgccatccacgctggtgCCAATCTTACACGTCTCGGCACCAGCTATtctggcgccaagatctatgccCACCTGCTGATGCGGATGCTGACGTGGCgggagcttggcgccatccatcatggcgccaagccttgacgctgtggatcttggcgccaagcttggcgccgtagaccttggcgccgagcaatttaccccattCTTCGTGTTccgaacgaaacaagtataattattccgaggagtgtgcaacaaactacattgtggttcaactggttaggatgtGGGCTTCTTATCCCAGAGACTTGAGTTCAAACCCacgtcctaaccagttgaaccgcagcatagtttgttgcacacttctcggaataattatacttgtttcgttcgaaacgcGAAGAGGTAGGGgataaattgctcggcgccaagatctacggcaccaagcttggcgccaagatccacggccccaaggcttggcgccaagcccccgccacgtcggcatccgcgtcagcagctgcgcatggaccttggcgctaGCGTGGATGACGCCAAGTTAAGGGTctagattttgaaatggtttcGCCAGGagtgtatttgtgagaatctttcaaaaaaggactaaaaaataaaaaagacggTACGCACGAGcgaatagaaaaaaagaaacttttTATGGTCACACCACCAATTAGATCatagaagtttcatgaaaaaatTCATTAGCATTAATTTTCTATGTATTTATGAGGAAAGAGGATGGAAAATTTCATCATATGTGAAaggagtttcatcccatgaaacTTAATTGGCATAGTTACCTAGTTCGTAATCTTGGTAACTGTgcgatgaaactatgcactgagaCTGTCCTCGTAGACTACTAAACTTTAAGAACATGAGGTACCATTTTttgatatttatttatatacGAAGATCCAAGATACAATTAATTTGTATTCAAAAGGCTTTccgaagggaaaaaaaaatactccatcCCATAATATTATATAGCCCATTACGAGATATTAAGAGGCACCACCAATAATAATACAAAAGGTAGTGCTAAAGGTTAGTTGTACCGTTTTTTCGTTATTTAGATACGAAGATCGTTGTATTTTGTTTGATAAAGCCATTCCATTTATATGTTTTTCGTGTTCCCgaattcttcttcctctctaaTTAAAAGGCACTTCTATtcgcagaaaaaaaaagttaaaaggCACTTCAATTTGACATTTTACGCATTTAACCGTGGAGAGTTTCAACTTTCATTCAAACAACAAAAAggcagaaatagaaaaaaaaactcgacaGGGGGTATTCTGAAGCAATATGGAAAAGGCAAGGACTAAATCCCCAAATCAGCCACCGCAGAACACGGTTCTTTTCTCTCGGAGCCTGTCGTTTGAACTCACAACTCAGCGCTGCTCTGCTGCTCAAATAGACACGCACACACCTGTCTCCGGGCAGGCACGCGGCGGCACCGGCAATCGTCCCATCCGCTCCATTAACGCACACTCCACTCCTCCACGCCGGGGTTCAGGCGCGCGGCCAGGCCATCAACGCTGCCGCGAGCGCACATAGGGgatgggcggcgccggcggaggagccgCCACCGGCACGAGGTCGCTGGACCAGACGCCGACGTGGGCCGTGGCCGCCGTCTGCGCCGTCATCGTCGCCGCATCCATCCTGCTCGagggcctcctccaccacctcggcCAGGTACGCTGGGGCTTCcattccccatcaatcccctctCTTGCCAGATTTTCGTCCGTCTCCGCTCCGCTTGTTGCCGTTCTTGGATATAATTTGATTTGTTCTTGAGCTTTTTAATCCGCTCCTCCTCTGCTTCGTGTTGGATGGAACCGCTGATTTGTTTCCTTGCGTGCTGTTGCTCTGTCACCAGTTGCTCAGCAAGAAGCGGAAGAAGGCGCTGTTCGACGCTCTGGAGAAGGTTAAATCCGGTAAGCGGTTGCATTCCTTTCTTTCTAGTTCGAACCATCAGCCGCACTCTATCGTCCATAGGCGAAGACGAATCTGACGCGTTTTCGAGTTCGGTATGCGCAGAGCTGATGACTCTGGGGTTCATATCGCTGCTGCTGACGGTGACGGGGAGGTACGTATCGCGCATCTGCATCCCGGAGGGAGCCGCCAACACCATGCTGCCCTGCGTTCGATCCGGCCACTCGGAGGCGAAAGAGCCCAGTGGTCATGGCCGACGGCACCTATCTGAAGATTCGACCGATCTCTTTTCCTGCCCCAAAGTGAGTGAAAGAGTCCACGGTGCAGTAGTAGTTTACTTTGTGCAATGGCAGGATTTGTCCTCATTAATATTGAGTGCCCGGATGTCAGGGTAAAGAAATAGTTCTTGTCCTTATGTTTGGATTTATCTGTTGAAAGGATCCAGGCCATTTCGAATTGTCTGCTCGCCTGTGCTAATCCAAATGACATGGCAGGGCATGGTGTCGCTTGTTTCAGCCGACGGGATGCATCAGCTGCATATTTTCGTGTTCTTCTTGGCCGTCTTCCATGTCACGTTTAGTTTCTTTACAATGTCCCTGGGTAGAGCAAAGGTATGTTGGGTTCTTATGCCGTACtggttttcttttctgaaagcAATCATGGACAAAAGTTGCAAGCTTGCAATCACTCTGAATTTTTTGTTTCTACTCAGACGCGTATATGGAAGGTGTGGGAAAAGGAATTACCAACCTACGAATTCCAATACGGTACTGTACTATCTATTTTTTGATTGGATGTTGTTTCATATGGTCTACATGCAATTTATAACATATACGGTTGTGCATAGTTGGTtaaattcttttttattttactgTCATGCTGATTCGGTTCATCCATTTGTTTGAAAATTTGTTGTCATATGAAACTTTTGCAGATCCCTCAAAGTTCAGGCTTACTCATCAAACATCTTTTGTGAGGCAACATGCAAGCAGTTGGAGCAAAAGCGCAGTCATGCTCTATGTTGTAAGTTGTTTCATGTCTCGTTTGTATGGCTAGTTGGCTACAATCGTTCAGTTAACTTCATATTTAATCTCTTCTCTGGTTAATATACTCAAATTGTTTCTTATGATATTACTGAATATTGACCATCAATAGTTTAAAACTTTTAGTTCTACAGGTGAGTTATTTCCAATTGAACCACAAGATTTCATAATAAAATCATAATGTGCATGCAACACTGCAATAAAATGATCTAACTAAAGTTAAAGTGCTTATGTTATACGTGTATTCCGTATCCAGAGATGAACTTAGTTCCTTTGAAACTCATTGCTTTATATGCTTCTACTTGTTGTATTGTAGGTGAGCTTCTTTAGACAGTTTTTTAGATCTGTTCGGAGGACAGACTACTTTACTTTACGGCATGGATTCATTGCAGTAAGTAGTCTCTGATTTTGAGTTATTTCCTGCTTTCAGTTCTGGTTGCTAATAAATGTTTGCGTAGGCTCATTTATCTCCAGGGACCAGGTTCAATTTTCGAAAGTATATCAAGAGGTCATTGGAGGATGATTTCAAGACAGTTGTTGGCATTAGGTACAGAAGCCTGATAATCTTGCTTGTGTAATGTTATACATTCATAATTCACACACTACTCTAACTCTCTAAGTATATCACCTGAATTAGAAAATATAATTCTGGCATTTCTAAGTGTCTCTTTCACCTGCTTGATAGATTAGTGTATTAGTGACAAAATGCGTTAATGGTAGGTAATTTTTCTTTATTCATGTTTTTTAATCAAAGAATATTTAGACATTCGTAGTTATAAAGCTTTGTACGAATAACATCCAAATTTATTGTGCTTGTTTGTTTTATTATAGCTTCTTTCATCTGCCTTGTAACATTTTGTTTAGAAAATGAGGCAACTCTTTTTTTACAAAGTTCTCAGCTATCCATCTGACTAAAGGGAAAATACATTATAAAACAATGTCTAAATTAAGGAAAGAAAAGTCTATTGTTAATCTTCCATCCATTCTTGTTGAATAACATGATGACTCATTTGTAACATCAATTATTTATTCAGTCCACCTTTATGGGCCTCTGCTCTCGCTGTCATGCTCTTCAATGTTCATGGTACGTCATTATTTTATTTCCCAACCCCCTGAATTCCCAGAAAACTATATGCTGCCGAATAATCTATAGTAATTCTCATAGCATGCCTCTAGTGGTAGAACATTCTCTGctttgaatatatttttttaaacacTGCTTCGAATGTAACTTGGGTTACACCTAAACAAGTTCCAGCACACCAACAGACTAgctccttggttgtgcttcaTGTTCAATTTGGCAGGATAGTTTCTAGGACACCATGAAGTCCTATAGAGCTGCtattaatttcttttgttttgattATTCTTTTACCAGGATGGCATAACTTGTTCTGGTTCTCAACGATTCCCCTTGTAGTAAGTGCGTAGAGTGTTTGTGTTATGTCTTTGTTTGTGGTGGTAAAAGATTTTGTATGGCTGGTGCTAACTACACTTTCCTATATGTAGGTGATTCTAGCAGTTGGAACAAAGCTGCAGGCTATAATTGCTATGATGGCTGTTGAAATTACAGAGAGGCATACAGTTATTCAAGGCATGCCAGTGGTAAAACTGAGTGATGATCATTTTTGGTTCGGGAAGCCTCGTCTGGTTCTCCATCTCATCCATTTCGCATCATTTCAGGTCAGTAAAGGCCAGAAAGGTACCTTAGCAGCAAGCATGCTAACTTGAACTTAAAGCATCTGGACAACATATGCATGGCATTCTCAAACCTTTAGTTGAGTGCATTGATCAAGTGGAAAAAGAATTGTTATGATGAAAAGCAGAGAACATTTGATTTCCCCCATATTGACTTTTATCTCTAGTCTTATGCACTTTAAAGAATTAAATTCAAGTCAATGATGctggtatttttttaaaataagaaATCTTGAAAATAGTTCTTATGCCTATATCTGACAgctgttctttctttttgcagaaTGCATTTGAGATTACATATTTCTTTTGGATTTGGGTAAGGCTTTCGAGATTGGAATCATTTTCAGTGGCGCAAGTGTAGTCTGCGTGAAACTTTACTGATGACAAACTTCTATGCAGTACGAATTTGGGCTGAGATCCTGCTTCCATGACAGCTTTGAGCTTATCATCGCAAGAGTCTGCCTTGGGTAAGTTTCAGATGCTTCTGCCGTTTTATTGTTTACTTTTCTGCTTACTATTAACCATCCAATTCATTTGCATTCCATCTTTTTACAGGGCTGTCGTCCAATTTATGTGCAGCTATATCACCCTTCCACTCTATGCCCTTGTATCTCAGGTGAACACACATTCACATTGCATACTTACATTCAATCACCAGCCAACATTTTTGTCAGAGAGATAACTGAATTATTCACTCCGGAGTTGCCAAACTCTATGAGTTAGTGTTATCTTTGTATGTCAGATGCATTTACCCCTTGGAAGACTAACTTGGGAGAGGTTTGTTTTCCAGATGGGGTCACAAATGAAGAGAACAATTTTCGACGAGCAGACGGCGAAGGCCCTGAAGAAGTGGCACAAGGCAGTGGTGAAGAAGAAGCACAACAAGGAGTCGTCAGATGACCCTTCCCAGACCCCAAGCACGGACACAACAACAGGAGGAACGGAGGCGAGCGAGTGGCGTCGGCCGCACGAGGTGCCGGTCCGCCACCTCCACCGTTACAAGACCATCGCTCACGTCGGCGGCACGAGAAGCCCGCTGTCGGACTCGGACTACAGCGACACGGAGGACGCCGAGCCGCTGTCGTCATCGCAGACCAGGCACCTGATACCGCCGGCGAAGCAGCGGAGCCTGGACACCGGGGGGGGCGGAGGTGCGCGTGGatgttgcggcggcggcgccggcgcgcgccgtCCTGCAGGACAGCTTCTCGTTCCCGAGGCCGCCTCCTCACCATGTGCCGGACAAGCGTGCTAGTgtttagcagcagcagcaggtgatgCTAACCTATATGAGAGATCGAACGCTTTAGATGATGGTACTCCATTCATTCTAAATTATAGATATTTTGATTTTCCTAAGTTCATAGTTTTGCTATACATCTAGAATGTACCCTATGTCTAGGTGTATATCAAAATATATGAACTTAGgataccaaaacgacctataatttgggacgaaacggaggaagtattagATTAGTAGTATTTCAGCTTTGTAGTATAGTTGCCTGCTGTAAGTCATGTCTGGATTGATGACTGCGGATGTTTGTCTTTTGGGGCTAATTCAGGTGTTAGTGGTGTGGTTAGCTAGAGCCTAGAGCCTAGTATAGTCGTTGATTTACTTGTAAGCAAAGTGATTTCATGGAACAGTAAAGCTAAAGCAGAGTGAAATCCATGGAGCCTTCACTTAGAGGGGTCGTTTAGCTGCACGCCTGCACATTCAAACTGTGCAATGGTGATATGCAAACAGAGGAGCTGAAGAAATTTAAGGTGATACTGCTATTATATCTTACAGTTAATAAGGCCCACTGTTCACTGATGCCAGAAACTTTGAGCTGATTCTCTTTTTCTGAAGGAAAAACTACAAAATATTGGGCTGTCATTCTGCCTGCACCATCTGGCCTTTGGCATTTTGGGCCAAATTGTTTTCTCCACTTGGCCTAACTCCAGCCCAATTTGGGTCGC is a genomic window containing:
- the LOC117838794 gene encoding LOW QUALITY PROTEIN: MLO-like protein 9 (The sequence of the model RefSeq protein was modified relative to this genomic sequence to represent the inferred CDS: deleted 1 base in 1 codon), translating into MGGAGGGAATGTRSLDQTPTWAVAAVCAVIVAASILLEGLLHHLGQLLSKKRKKALFDALEKVKSELMTLGFISLLLTVTGRYVSRICIPEGAANTMLPCVRSGHSEAKEPSGHGRRHLSEDSTDLFSCPKGMVSLVSADGMHQLHIFVFFLAVFHVTFSFFTMSLGRAKTRIWKVWEKELPTYEFQYDPSKFRLTHQTSFVRQHASSWSKSAVMLYVVSFFRQFFRSVRRTDYFTLRHGFIAAHLSPGTRFNFRKYIKRSLEDDFKTVVGISPPLWASALAVMLFNVHGWHNLFWFSTIPLVVILAVGTKLQAIIAMMAVEITERHTVIQGMPVVKLSDDHFWFGKPRLVLHLIHFASFQNAFEITYFFWIWYEFGLRSCFHDSFELIIARVCLGAVVQFMCSYITLPLYALVSQMGSQMKRTIFDEQTAKALKKWHKAVVKKKHNKESSDDPSQTPSTDTTTGGTEASEWRRPHEVPVRHLHRYKTIAHVGGTRSPLSDSDYSDTEDAEPLSSSQTRHLIPPAKQRSLDTGGAEVRVDVAAAAPARAVLQDSFSFPRPPPHHVPDKRASV